From Draconibacterium halophilum, one genomic window encodes:
- a CDS encoding non-canonical purine NTP diphosphatase, with protein MKLVFATNNKHKLEELQAILGDEFTLLSLKDIECFDEIPEEQPTLEGNASEKAYYVYDKYGMNCFADDTGLEIEALNAEPGVFSARYAGEDKNSEANMNKVLQKLAKINERKARFRTVISLVIDGEEKQFEGIVNGEILKEKCGDSGFGYDPIFKPEGFDQSFAEMGLEDKNKISHRGRAVQKLVDYLKKLD; from the coding sequence ATGAAGCTCGTTTTTGCGACAAACAACAAACATAAATTAGAAGAACTGCAAGCTATTCTGGGTGATGAATTCACCCTTTTGAGTTTAAAAGATATTGAATGTTTCGATGAAATCCCGGAGGAACAGCCTACTCTTGAAGGCAATGCCAGCGAAAAAGCTTATTACGTCTACGACAAATACGGCATGAATTGTTTTGCCGACGACACCGGTTTGGAAATTGAAGCGCTGAATGCTGAACCCGGAGTTTTTTCGGCTCGTTATGCCGGCGAAGACAAAAATTCGGAGGCGAATATGAATAAGGTATTGCAAAAACTGGCTAAAATAAATGAACGGAAAGCACGTTTTAGAACTGTAATTTCGCTGGTGATTGATGGTGAAGAGAAGCAGTTTGAAGGAATTGTAAACGGTGAAATACTGAAGGAGAAATGTGGCGATTCGGGATTTGGTTACGACCCTATTTTTAAACCTGAAGGCTTTGATCAATCGTTTGCTGAAATGGGCCTCGAAGATAAAAACAAGATCAGTCACCGGGGAAGAGCCGTACAAAAACTGGTCGATTATTTAAAAAAGCTGGATTAA
- a CDS encoding ArsR/SmtB family transcription factor — protein sequence MVDIKEINVERLEVAASMLKAMAHPMRIAILKHLEGGKKLTVTEIHELLKIEQSTTSHHLGILRDKGFCARNEKERILIIT from the coding sequence ATGGTAGATATCAAGGAGATAAATGTTGAACGCTTGGAGGTTGCTGCCAGTATGCTGAAAGCAATGGCACATCCGATGCGGATTGCTATTTTGAAGCATCTGGAGGGAGGAAAGAAATTAACAGTTACCGAGATACACGAACTGCTTAAGATCGAGCAGTCAACCACATCTCATCATTTAGGCATATTGCGCGATAAAGGGTTTTGTGCTCGAAACGAGAAGGAAAGAATACTTATTATTACCTGA
- a CDS encoding polyprenyl synthetase family protein — protein sequence MTTIKKIKAPIQQELHDFEPYFKNSLQSDIPLLATILNFLYRTKGKQLRPMFVFLSAKLHGGTNESSKLAACSVELLHTATLVHDDVVDESYERRGSFSVKALWKNKLAVLVGDYILARGLLLQLESKKYNFLHLISRAVQDMAEGEILQMKKSRKLDIDDETYFEIIRKKTASLIATSMAIGAASAVDDEAIIEKMYSIGQDAGIAFQIKDDIFDYQSKGLLGKPTGNDIKEKKITLPLLHVLNEADRSERKRILRLIKRKNNSSTVVEELIQLVTEKGGLEYAEQKMNEFKDKAISGLKEFPECEARESLIELMNYIATRKK from the coding sequence ATGACGACGATTAAGAAAATAAAGGCCCCAATACAACAGGAACTGCATGATTTTGAGCCCTATTTTAAAAATTCATTGCAAAGCGATATTCCCTTGCTGGCAACCATTTTAAATTTCCTTTATCGTACAAAAGGTAAGCAGCTGCGCCCCATGTTTGTATTCTTATCGGCAAAACTGCACGGCGGAACCAACGAATCTTCAAAACTGGCTGCCTGCTCGGTGGAATTATTGCACACCGCCACATTGGTACACGACGATGTGGTTGACGAGTCGTACGAACGCCGCGGATCATTTTCGGTTAAAGCGCTTTGGAAAAACAAACTGGCCGTTTTGGTGGGCGATTATATTTTAGCCCGCGGACTGCTGCTGCAACTCGAAAGCAAAAAATACAATTTCCTTCATCTTATTTCACGTGCGGTTCAGGATATGGCCGAGGGAGAAATTCTGCAGATGAAAAAAAGCCGCAAACTCGACATCGATGATGAAACGTATTTCGAGATCATCCGCAAAAAAACAGCTTCGTTGATTGCAACCAGCATGGCCATTGGCGCTGCATCGGCAGTTGATGACGAGGCGATAATTGAAAAAATGTACAGCATTGGGCAAGATGCCGGAATCGCCTTCCAGATAAAAGATGATATTTTCGATTACCAGTCGAAAGGCCTGCTGGGCAAACCAACGGGTAACGACATAAAGGAAAAGAAAATTACCCTGCCGCTGCTTCATGTGTTAAACGAGGCCGACAGAAGTGAACGCAAACGTATTTTAAGGCTGATAAAGCGCAAAAATAACAGTTCTACCGTAGTTGAAGAATTAATTCAGTTGGTAACCGAAAAAGGTGGCCTTGAATACGCCGAGCAAAAAATGAATGAGTTTAAAGATAAAGCGATTTCGGGCTTAAAAGAATTTCCGGAATGCGAAGCGCGCGAATCGCTTATCGAGCTGATGAACTACATTGCTACCCGCAAAAAATAA
- a CDS encoding DUF2797 domain-containing protein, which produces MEFEGNIRKMLTELNAPVKYMLPIGGEQIDMNALIGKEISMQFDGQINCISCGKKTKTSFSQGFCYNCLQTAPEASESILRPELSKAHFGIARDMEWAEKHDMIDHFVYLAVASALKVGVTRGHQIPTRWIDQGASYAIKIAKTPNRHIAGVIEVFLKNHFSDKTNWRSMLKNEILKDFDLAAEKERITNLLPLELQKYIDVENEVTEINYPVEQFPVKIKSVGFDKLPEITGTLAGIKGQYLIFDDSRVLNIRKHNGYFLRVAM; this is translated from the coding sequence ATGGAATTTGAAGGCAACATAAGAAAAATGCTTACTGAGCTTAATGCTCCGGTAAAATATATGCTACCTATTGGCGGCGAACAAATTGATATGAATGCGTTGATTGGGAAAGAAATTTCGATGCAATTTGACGGACAAATTAATTGCATTTCGTGTGGGAAGAAAACGAAAACATCGTTTAGCCAGGGATTTTGTTACAACTGTCTTCAAACCGCTCCCGAAGCCAGCGAGTCGATTCTTCGCCCCGAGTTGTCGAAAGCACATTTTGGAATTGCCCGCGATATGGAATGGGCCGAAAAACACGATATGATTGATCATTTTGTTTACCTGGCAGTGGCAAGTGCTTTAAAAGTTGGTGTTACACGCGGTCATCAAATTCCTACGCGGTGGATCGATCAGGGAGCGAGTTACGCCATTAAAATTGCAAAAACGCCAAACCGCCATATTGCCGGTGTTATCGAGGTGTTTCTAAAAAATCATTTTAGCGATAAAACCAACTGGCGGTCGATGTTAAAAAACGAGATATTAAAAGATTTTGATCTGGCAGCTGAAAAAGAACGAATTACAAATTTGCTGCCACTGGAACTGCAAAAATATATTGATGTTGAAAATGAGGTTACTGAAATAAATTATCCGGTGGAGCAGTTTCCGGTGAAAATTAAAAGTGTTGGTTTTGATAAGCTCCCTGAAATTACAGGAACATTGGCCGGAATAAAAGGGCAATATTTAATCTTCGACGATAGCCGCGTTTTAAATATCAGAAAGCACAATGGTTATTTTTTGCGGGTAGCAATGTAG
- a CDS encoding M28 family metallopeptidase, translating into MLFILLGGEECGLYGSKYYCKNPLFPIEKTKMMMNLDMVGNGTGFFVSGGKTHSALFSHFERANNNYIHREMGASAVRKNYGRPRSDASNFENVGIKTFGLWTRNSVYPVHYHMPADKTNVLTPEIMEDAAKLLYLGILGVANDTNL; encoded by the coding sequence ATACTTTTTATTCTTTTAGGTGGTGAGGAATGTGGTTTGTATGGCTCGAAATATTACTGCAAAAATCCATTATTCCCGATAGAAAAAACAAAAATGATGATGAACCTGGATATGGTTGGAAACGGAACCGGATTTTTTGTGTCGGGCGGAAAAACGCATTCGGCATTGTTTAGTCATTTTGAACGGGCCAACAATAACTATATCCACCGCGAAATGGGGGCTTCAGCAGTTCGAAAGAATTATGGCCGGCCACGTTCCGATGCATCAAATTTTGAAAATGTTGGAATTAAAACATTTGGCCTGTGGACACGTAATTCGGTATACCCGGTGCATTACCACATGCCCGCCGACAAAACAAATGTGTTAACTCCCGAGATTATGGAAGATGCTGCAAAACTGCTCTACCTCGGCATTTTGGGCGTGGCAAACGACACTAATCTTTAG
- a CDS encoding PA domain-containing protein: MKKQVLIVLLNVLLTGTLCAQKEVDLTTLHSISSNELMEFATELSADKYAGRLSGSPEYLEAAKWCASKFKAWGVQPANNGSYFQYFSNEYSSVNSLGSVVYFNGNEKTYLDFPEDYLPGSNSASGTVHAELVYVGHGITAPELDYDDYKNVDVKGKIIILESGTPYTKNDETLEKWTPYAYHRYKFRNAVKHGAAGMIYASKVANPNTVNLEGFIYAHVDPKVVTQMMADAGKDYQQVRTQLKNMETPSFALPAEQKVFIRAETKYFPEAQACNVVGMIEGADPDLKDEVIIIGGHLDGQGKMGDVIFSSALDNASGISDILGLQKH, translated from the coding sequence ATGAAGAAACAGGTTTTAATTGTTCTACTGAATGTATTGTTGACAGGCACTTTGTGTGCGCAGAAAGAAGTGGATTTAACTACTTTACATTCCATTTCGAGCAACGAATTAATGGAGTTTGCAACCGAATTAAGTGCTGATAAATATGCAGGGCGCTTGTCGGGATCTCCGGAATATTTGGAAGCTGCCAAGTGGTGTGCATCAAAATTTAAAGCGTGGGGTGTTCAGCCTGCCAACAACGGCAGTTATTTTCAGTATTTTTCAAACGAATATTCATCGGTAAACTCGCTGGGATCGGTAGTTTATTTCAACGGAAATGAAAAAACGTACCTCGATTTTCCTGAAGATTATTTACCCGGCTCCAACTCGGCAAGCGGCACCGTTCATGCCGAACTGGTGTATGTTGGTCATGGAATTACTGCCCCGGAACTGGATTACGATGACTATAAAAACGTGGATGTAAAAGGGAAAATCATTATCCTTGAAAGTGGGACGCCATACACCAAAAACGATGAAACACTGGAAAAATGGACACCTTATGCTTATCACCGCTATAAGTTCAGAAATGCGGTAAAACATGGTGCTGCCGGAATGATCTATGCCAGTAAAGTGGCCAATCCGAATACGGTAAATCTCGAAGGGTTTATTTATGCACATGTCGATCCAAAAGTTGTTACACAAATGATGGCCGATGCCGGAAAAGATTATCAGCAGGTACGTACGCAGCTAAAGAATATGGAAACACCTTCGTTTGCGTTGCCGGCAGAACAAAAAGTGTTTATCCGCGCCGAAACAAAATATTTTCCGGAGGCACAGGCTTGTAATGTTGTTGGGATGATTGAAGGTGCTGATCCTGATTTGAAAGATGAAGTAATAATTATTGGTGGTCACCTCGACGGACAGGGGAAAATGGGTGATGTGATATTCTCCAGCGCCCTCGATAACGCATCCGGAATCAGTGATATTCTGGGGCTGCAAAAGCATTAG
- a CDS encoding 3-keto-disaccharide hydrolase: MNTLKTYLVAILIIASVSCTHKKPKSNKNEWRSLFNGKDLTGWVAKFHHHKLGDNYANTFRVDNGTLQVNYDDYTTFDDRYGHLFYEEPFSSYHLKFEYKFTDQWLTDAESYTYRNSGIMFHSQAPKTILKEQDWPISIEYQILADAGDGEPRPTGNMCSPGTDVIFNNEKDPRHCISSSSKTYQWDEWVQGELIVYRDSLIIHKVNGKKVLEYSKPQIGGGVANGYDPALKIDGTPLTSGYIGLQAEGQGIAFKNIMIKELD; encoded by the coding sequence ATGAATACATTAAAAACTTACCTGGTAGCTATTCTTATAATTGCATCTGTTTCTTGCACGCACAAAAAACCCAAAAGCAACAAAAATGAATGGCGTAGCTTATTTAATGGTAAAGACCTCACGGGATGGGTGGCTAAATTTCATCATCATAAATTAGGCGATAATTACGCCAATACTTTTAGGGTCGATAATGGTACTTTACAAGTTAATTATGATGACTATACAACATTTGATGATCGTTATGGACACTTATTTTATGAGGAGCCATTCTCTTCCTACCACCTTAAATTTGAATACAAATTTACCGACCAATGGCTTACCGATGCTGAATCTTATACCTACAGAAACAGTGGAATTATGTTCCATTCTCAGGCTCCTAAAACCATATTAAAAGAGCAGGATTGGCCAATTTCCATTGAATATCAAATTCTGGCAGATGCAGGCGATGGCGAGCCTCGGCCAACCGGAAATATGTGCTCTCCCGGTACTGATGTAATTTTTAACAACGAAAAAGATCCGCGTCATTGTATTAGCTCATCCTCTAAAACCTATCAATGGGATGAGTGGGTGCAAGGAGAACTCATCGTTTATAGAGATTCTCTAATTATACATAAGGTAAATGGCAAAAAAGTGCTGGAATACAGCAAGCCACAAATAGGTGGTGGTGTAGCCAATGGTTACGACCCTGCACTTAAAATTGATGGCACTCCACTTACCAGTGGATATATTGGTCTGCAGGCAGAAGGTCAGGGCATAGCGTTTAAAAACATCATGATTAAAGAATTGGATTAA